The nucleotide sequence CCAGCCCCCAGCCGACCCCTCCCGTCACCCGGAGCTGCAGGAAGGACTCCAGCAGGAGGAGCCACAGTCCAGGTGCACGGACCCCGGAGGGCAGGGGCTGAGGCACTGCGGCCAGCCTTGGCCCCACTCCCTACATGGCTGGGCCTGCGGGGTTCCCTGTTCCCCGGAAACTCAGGTTGGCACAGTGGGCCCGCGGCGTGGTCCGGGCCCTCCACCACGGCAGGCTGAGCGAGCCCAGGGCGCCCGGGTCAGGCAGAGGAGCAGGGAGCCCGGCGCGGCCTCCACGCATCCCTGGGCCAAGAGCAGTGGCTGCCCCGCGGTCAGCGCTCGGGGAACAGAGGGTGGGAGACGACGGGACGGGCATCACAGCCGGGTGCCAGGTGGCGGCTCACCAGTCTCCGCGCTGTAGCCCTGGTGGCTGACCCTGCGCAGCCGGTCGAAGCCCTGGCCGATGTTCCGCAGCCGGTCCTTCAGCTCCGCGTGCCTGCTCGCCAGTGCTTCCGCCTGCACGCCGCTCAGGTCCATCGGCCCGATGGCGTTCTCGTGGCTTTCTGCCGGAGCCCAGGCCGGGAGCCTATGAGCGGCCGGCTCGGGGACGCTGCGCCCCACGCCCCCGCCCTGCTGACGCCCAGGTGGGCCCTGAGACCCCCACCCCTTGGGGGCCACCCCCGAGGTGACAGGAGAGGCGGCCCGCGTCACCGCAGAACCGGTCTGTCCGTGCACCGGCCCCAGACGCTGAGGCTCCTGCGACGCCACGAGGCCTGAGGGCGTGGCgcagccccccaccccgctcTGGAACACTCTGGGCCCAGGGCCGCCCGCCGGGAGCACCTTCGGTCCTGCCCAGGGCCTCCAGCAGCACGTGGTACTCCTGCACCTTCTCCTTGTGGTGCTGCAGCTCCCGCCACAGCTTGCCCAGCTCTTCACCGGAGAACTTCCCGGAGGTCTTCGCCTGGAAGGGCAGCACCTCCGGTGAACGCCCCCAGGGGTCACGCTCACCCGGGCCAGCGGGACCCTGGCACAAGCCCGGCTCTCAGCCTTTACCCACCTAAccgggggcagggcaggggcccaGACCTGACCGCCTCCAGGGCGGATGGTGGGGAGACTACTAAGCAAGGAGGGCATGGGGATGGACCCCAGCAGGACCCTGGCCTGGGGCGGAGGGCCGGGGGAGTCCTGGCCACTCCCCAGGGCATCGCCCCACCTGCCCGGGATGGGGGTGCAGACACACGAGGGAAGAACGGGTCCTGGGCTCAACCCTGAGGAAgcctcccccacccttccccgcccccaccgccccccgccgGCAGGCCGGCACCCCCACCCCGGCCGAACTCGCAGAAGTCGTCCACAGGATCCAATCGCAGGTTACACACAGAGGACCCCGAACACAGGTCTGACACGCGTGGGCCCATTTACGGGCAGGTTATTTTCAAAAACACTGCACCGCTACGCGATTGGCAGTTGGCTGACCCCGCAGACAGAGGGCTGACTCCCAGTTACACACGGGTTCTCCCTGGGCAGGGTGGGGTCAGTGCCCCCACCACCGTCTTCACGGGTCGATGGTCCAGGCACCAAGTGAAAAGAGCCTGGGACACCGCGAGCCTGCGTTTCTAACCACAGGTTGACGAGCACGCTTGTGACGCTCGAGGCTCAGGTCCCCACGCGCCACAAGCGACCCTGTAAACACGCGTTGCAAGCTCTTGGTCGCAGCAGCAAGCGTTCCAGGTGGGGCAGAGACAGGACTGCAGGGAAGCAGGGCGGGGGGAGGGCCCGCAGGGTGAGGCCGGCCGCCCCGGGCAGGACGCCAGGCCGAGGATCACGCTTGGCAGAGGGTACCTTGTGCCACAGCTTCTCCAGCCGGGGGTCCTCCAGGCTGTCGTCATCGGCACCGTGGTCGATGAAGTTGCTGCTCACGACCCGTGAGTCCTTCCTGCCGTCCAGACCGTACTTGGCCAGGATGACTAGGAGGGAGCGGGGTGGGGTCAGGGCGGTGGGCTGGGGGCTGCACCTTCCTCTGCCCACCCAGGATATGGGGAAGGAGCTGGGACCCAGGGGTCCCCCCACACTGCTTCTGggcaaccccccaccccctgcccttgTGAGGAGAGCCGCGCACAGGCCTGGCACCCGTGGGACCACCTTCGGGACTGGCTGCACATGTTCACCAAACCAAAACCCGCCGTCTGATTCTGTCAAGGGGCAAGCCCCAGCTGGGGTGGACGTGGACGGGGCTGCATGTGCAGGGGCCGCCCCCCCACAACCCATGTCTTTATTTGGAGATTTCTAAAGGCGGCATGTTCCTGTCAACAGCTTCAAGGAAAAGTTACTAATAACAGTGGAGCCGGGGGAACACTGGCTCAGCCATTGCCGGCGGGTCACTGCAGGCCAGTGGCCAGGGGACGCTTCCCCACAGTGCCTAGGACGCAGCACCTGCCCAGGGCCTCTGCACCAGACAGGGGCCTGCATCTCCACGCTGCTGTCTCTGACACACTGCGTGAGGGTACCCGGGCAGGTCTGGAGACAGCTCTTTCCGCAGCAGGGCTGGGCTGCTGGGTCCACCCTGGAGgaagcccctcccacccccagcggacccctcccccccccccccccccccgcccccctgctTGGAGGGATGGGTCCGCAGGCTGCAGACAGGACCTGCCCTCCAGACTTCGCCCCGGGGCCACCCTGCGTCCTGGGCTTCTCTCCCCTGCCCTCCATCCCTGGGGTCCTTGGTCAAGCCGAGGCCACCTGGCCCCTGACCCGCAGCCCCTCCTCTGGGGCTGACCGCATGAGCGCTGGACACGCGTGGTCTCCGAGGGGCCTGCGGCCCCCTGTGCAGCCCCCGCACAGCTCCTGGCCCTGGGCGTCCGCCTGCTGCCGGGGGCACCTTGTGGGGCTAAACTGCCCTGCCTACACCGCCCGGGGGCTCAGCCCACAGGGGCCGCAAGTGGGCCGTGGAGAGGCTGTGCTCCTGGTGTCCGGCCTGCGGTTTTCGAGACGTTAAGAACCTGTCCGTGATCCTCTCCCTAAACTGAAGAAGCCCTTCACCCAGCGACGGGAGCCTGACCGCAGGAGGTGCAGCCCGCAGGTGGCCCAGCCTCCGTGAGGACTCAGCTTGGGGGGCGGGTCTGCCGTCAGCCCAGCCGCCAGGCCGACCCTCCACACCAGCTCCCCAAGACGCCGGGCATGGGTGACCACCGTCGGCAGGGCCCAGGGCAGACCTGGCCACCGCTGGGTCCTGGTCTGGATGCCGCACTGTGTGGACACCTAGGTGTGGCACCTGCCTTATAAAGGGGCTGGGGCGGTGGAGAGGGGCGGGTGGGATGTGGGGTCTCGGGGCCACACCTAGAAGACAGCCAGCTGCTCGGGGAACACTGCCCCCAGATCGGAGGGCCCAGCTCAGGCCCCGGCTCTCCAGGCtggctgggtctcccgccaggtCACCTGGGCACCCACAGAGACCAGCATTACCAAGACAAACAGGGCGGCCCCACCTGGGCACGGCTGTGGACCGTGAGGGCGCTGCTCATCCCGGGAGACCAGACCCCGGGAACACCACGCCTCCTCGTCCAGGTGACTCCCGGCCGTTTCCCTGGACCAGACAGATCTGGGGCTTCGGCCGCTGGGAACTCGCTTGGCTGGACACCCTCGCCCTGGACCCCCTCCTGCTGCCCAAGGCCCATTGAGGGCAGCCTGGCAGCCGCGCCCGCCTGGAGCCGAGGGTCACCCTGCAGGATCAGGCTCACGGGAGCAGTCCTGACTCGTCCTGCCCGCAGACCAAGTCAGAAGAACAGGCCGGGGCCTGAGCTGGGGAGGCCGCTGCCCTTGgccagaggagagaggagaaaggggacaGAGAAGAGAGGTACCGCTGAGGCTGCGGACCAGCTTTGCCTCCTCCTCCCCGTCCTCATCCAGACCCTCAGCCTTCAGCTTCTTCCATTTGAATTCATCCCGTTCTTGAATCTTCAGATCAGTGTGGAGGTCGGACAACTTCAAAGGAGGAAGGTTCAGCTgcgggaggagaggaagagaggacgCCTGACCACCAGCCGCGTGGTGACCAACGGCAGCCGGAAGAAACTGACCTCGGAGAAGAGATGAGGCCAGAGGCGGGGAGGAGGAGCCGGGGTCCCGGGAGCTCAGGATCCTGCTTGCGCTCCCACACGGGAGCGTCCAAGGGGCCTCTGAGCGCGGCGTGGAGCCCAGCAGCTTTTAGGCCCCAGACCCACCCTCCAGCCTCGGCGGACACCGCGTCCCCAGGGCCCCGGGGCGTCAGTGGCCTGAGCTCGGGCACTGGGGAGACAGGCAGGCTCGCCCTTCAGCCTGGACCCCAGGCGCCTGTGCGCACCTGGGCATGGGGATGCGGGCGCACGGATGCTGGGCTTGCTCGAGAAACTTCTCCCTGTATATGTAACTTGGATAAAAAATAAACTGCAAGGACTGGAGAATAGATCATATTTAAGGAAAActtccaatttaaaaacaaagagcatAGCCACGGCTCCCCAGGGTCATTGCCAGTGCTGGGGGCTGACCGAGGGATGCGGGGCCTCCCTGGATATGGGCTGCGGGGCTAAGAAGCGCCCTCCAGCTCCTGGCAGACCCTGCTCCGTGCTCAGCCCGAGGTCACCTCCTTGCTTCTGGGCCAGAACCGGCATGTGAAGGCTGCCATCAGGCCCATTAAACGTGAAACTTAAATCAACGCGCTAGCATGCCTGGCAGACACCTGCACCCTCGAAGGGCGGGTGGGGTGACACGGCGAGGACCCAGGGCTGCAGTGCGGGCCCCCCTGGGCAGCCCTTCCACACCCGTCAGCTCCCTGGGGGCCCCGCTAACCCAGGCAGGCACGGGCACTGGGACCTGACCCCAGATAGCCTGCCTGTCCTGCAGGAAGGGGACCCTCATGAGTCAGGCCTGGTGGCACACGTGTGTGCGTGCCCGCGCGTGCACGGGAGCAGGAAGGCGGGGGAGACCTCTTGGGGCGAGAACCTTCACTTGGGGCAGGAAGAAGGTGTGGAGAGGAAACCGAAGCTGCCAGGCAGCGTGGCACACCGGGGCTCCACTCGCCCTGACTTCCCTGGCTGTACGCCTGCCCGGCTGGGCGGGAGGAAACCTCGCAGCTCCCGTGGGTGACACTGGGCCTGCGGGGCAGACGCTGGGCAGCGTCCTGGTCGCCTCTCTGAAGGTGCTCTACAAGCTTGGGGCCCTCTCCTCCGCTCCCGTTGGAGCCCGGGGAGGGTAAGAACCTGCCCAGAGGACACGGGTGCATGTCCCTGGGTATCGGACCCTTTCTGCTGCTACTGGAAGGGGGATGGACTTCATTTCCTTCTCAGAGAGTGGGATGCTGGTGACAGAAGTGTCAGCAAGGCCTGCGTGTCGCTTCTGTGCCCTGTAACTCTGGTGAGGCTGTTGATCAGACCTAGTGACTCTGCAGTGTTCAGGTTTTCTACAAACACAGATCACATCATCAGCAAACAGATCCTTTCACCTCTTCCTCTCTGATCTggatgacttttctttcttttttcttgcctgGCTGTTCTGCCTGGAGCTTCCACTCCTTGTTGAATAGAAGTAATAACCTAATTCTTAAACAAACAGGTGAAGGACTTGAATATAAATTTCTCCAAACACAACACACGAATGGCCAACAGGGACATGAACAGACCCTCCACATTGCAGATCATCGGGAGGAATGGAAACCCCATGAGGAGACACCACCTCACGGCGGTCACAGGACGGTCACTCTGGAGAATGGAAAGCAGCCCCTGCCGGCGGGGATGAGAGCAAAGGGCACCCCCTGGGCAACTGGTGGGAATGATAACGGGCGCAGCCGCTGCAGGAAAC is from Dama dama isolate Ldn47 chromosome 6, ASM3311817v1, whole genome shotgun sequence and encodes:
- the LRPAP1 gene encoding alpha-2-macroglobulin receptor-associated protein, which codes for MALRKDLSALRALRRPLSPLLLLLLLGPWAAAGHAGKYSREKNEPAPPSKREPAAEFRMEKLNQLWEKAQRLNLPPLKLSDLHTDLKIQERDEFKWKKLKAEGLDEDGEEEAKLVRSLSVILAKYGLDGRKDSRVVSSNFIDHGADDDSLEDPRLEKLWHKAKTSGKFSGEELGKLWRELQHHKEKVQEYHVLLEALGRTEESHENAIGPMDLSGVQAEALASRHAELKDRLRNIGQGFDRLRRVSHQGYSAETEFTEPRVLGLWDMARSANFTEKELEAFREELKHFEVKIEKHNHYQKQLEISHQKLKHVESFGDQEHITRNKERYAMLEEKTKELGYKVKKHMQDLSSRVSRARHNEL